From Ananas comosus cultivar F153 linkage group 8, ASM154086v1, whole genome shotgun sequence, one genomic window encodes:
- the LOC109714336 gene encoding probable receptor-like protein kinase At1g33260: protein SLSLSFAPPFSPSPVLGCSAGTGSSVAAAAAGXARVADEPKAEEEVEEEAIGAIKGGAEVRRFAWPEIESLTAGFTSAVVGEGGFSTVYLARIPRKPSSSSSSLAAVKVHRSSERLHRAFVQELDVLRRLRHPNIVRLLGFCDDREEGVLVLEFAPNGNLHDRLHCDRGRGSAAAIPWARRVRIASEIARALEYLHEGFDPQIIHGDVKASNVLLDSAMGARLCDFGSARMGFSAAVARPRSAHAMLGSPGYVDPHYLRTGVLTKKSDVYSFGVLLLELVTGAEAFSANTEQLLTAVIGPRLRDLDGDVGDLVDPRLGREYELSEATAIAALAARCIGGNPSMRPSMAEVVQILQENVAASISAGGEGSDGNGRV from the exons tctctctctctctcttttgcccctcctttttctccttcGCCTGTGTTAGGATGCTCCGCAGGTACAGGATCTTCtgttgcggcggcggcggcggggNAGGCCAGGGTCGCCGACGAGCcgaaggcggaggaggaggtggaggaggaggcgatCGGCGCCATTAAGGGCGGCGCCGAGGTCCGGCGCTTCGCGTGGCCGGAGATCGAATCGCTCACGGCGGGGTTCACCTCCGCCGTGGTCGGCGAGGGCGGCTTCAGCACCGTGTACCTCGCCCGAATCCCCCGcaaaccctcctcctcctcctcctccctcgccgccgTGAAGGTCCACCGCAGCAGCGAGCGCCTCCACCGCGCCTTCGTCCAGGAGCTCgacgtcctccgccgcctccgccacccCAACATCGTCCGCCTCCTCGGCTTCTGCGACGATCGAG AAGAAGGGGTCCTCGTGCTCGAGTTCGCCCCCAACGGGAACCTCCACGATCGCCTCCACTGCGACCGCGGCCGCGGCTCCGCCGCCGCGATCCCGTGGGCGCGGAGGGTCCGGATCGCGTCGGAGATCGCGCGGGCGCTGGAGTACCTCCACGAGGGCTTCGACCCCCAGATCATCCACGGCGACGTGAAGGCCTCGAACGTGCTCCTCGACTCCGCCATGGGGGCGCGGCTCTGCGACTTCGGCTCCGCGCGCATGGGCTTCTCCGCCGCCGTGGCCCGGCCCCGCTCGGCCCACGCCATGCTCGGCTCCCCGGGCTACGTCGACCCCCACTACCTCCGCACCGGCGTCCTCACCAAGAAGAGCGACGTCTACAGCTTCGGCGTATTGCTTCTCGAGCTCGTCACCGGCGCCGAGGCGTTCTCCGCCAACACCGAGCAGCTCTTGACGGCCGTGATCGGTCCCCGCCTGCGTGATTTGGATGGCGACGTAGGGGATCTGGTGGACCCGCGGTTGGGCCGGGAGTACGAATTGTCGGAGGCGACGGCGATTGCTGCGTTGGCGGCGCGGTGCATCGGGGGGAATCCGAGCATGCGGCCGTCGATGGCGGAGGTGGTGCAGATACTGCAGGAGAATGTTGCGGCCTCGATCTCGGCCGGAGGTGAGGGATCGGACGGGAATGGTCGCGTGTAG